In the genome of Candidatus Nitrosotenuis sp. DW1, one region contains:
- a CDS encoding winged helix-turn-helix domain-containing protein — protein MALNTKVIEIIKRKKLEPDFDPSMKTLSRIMKTMIEKGAEGKTQLSLDANLNYARLAKHIVWLEKKGLAESTIENNKINVALTADGKKFASTISKII, from the coding sequence TTGGCACTTAATACTAAGGTAATTGAAATCATAAAACGCAAAAAATTAGAGCCTGACTTTGACCCAAGCATGAAAACTCTATCTCGTATCATGAAAACCATGATAGAAAAAGGCGCTGAAGGCAAGACCCAGCTATCACTTGATGCCAATCTAAACTATGCACGACTTGCAAAGCATATTGTTTGGCTAGAGAAAAAAGGTCTTGCCGAATCAACAATTGAAAATAACAAAATTAATGTTGCCTTGACTGCCGATGGCAAGAAATTCGCATCAACAATTTCAAAAATTATCTGA
- the hemA gene encoding glutamyl-tRNA reductase, with protein MSENNFNIVNIRVTFRNIPIHKLERFSFKDIAAASESFKKIPGISECVIVQTASRVEIFTVSNVEKEEAPDARRDEGKNLTINKIKETWASLTELDEYDRGHFDQILEVYDGKDVYLHLLRLASGLESIVVGNESVMDDIKTAIANAKSSKASGRILNQLFDSVIRIATRIRNATEISKGVTSIGDIAVKIAQENAGLDGKQHVLLIGTGETAAMVAKSLNKKGYAFDISSMIIERANGFSKILGGKPVKFEEVLKGFDKFDIIFVATTADYFVINHDKIRIVMENKKKGTMILDISDPRTVDETVSTLPGIKLMFRDQITEMDERNLKARDDKIIAVEKLISKEIPIIEATMRRLDPEPQVNDIFASVDSLRKKELEKALQMLGETDEKKIKIIDDLTKAVVENIISIPASSSKKAEKA; from the coding sequence ATGAGCGAGAATAATTTTAACATCGTCAATATCAGGGTCACTTTCAGAAATATCCCAATTCACAAGCTGGAGAGATTTTCATTCAAGGATATTGCAGCTGCAAGTGAGTCTTTTAAGAAAATTCCCGGCATTTCAGAGTGCGTAATAGTTCAGACTGCCAGCAGAGTTGAGATATTTACAGTGAGCAACGTAGAGAAAGAAGAAGCTCCAGACGCAAGAAGAGACGAGGGGAAAAATCTCACCATAAACAAAATCAAAGAAACTTGGGCATCACTTACGGAACTAGACGAATACGACAGGGGTCACTTTGACCAAATTCTCGAAGTGTACGATGGCAAGGATGTCTATCTCCATTTGCTAAGACTGGCGTCAGGTCTGGAATCAATAGTTGTAGGAAATGAAAGCGTCATGGACGACATAAAAACGGCAATTGCAAACGCGAAATCCTCAAAAGCATCAGGTAGGATTTTGAACCAGTTATTTGATAGCGTCATACGAATTGCAACTCGCATTAGAAATGCTACTGAAATCAGCAAAGGGGTGACATCAATTGGAGACATTGCCGTCAAAATTGCGCAGGAAAACGCAGGTTTGGACGGAAAGCAACACGTCCTGCTCATAGGCACGGGTGAAACAGCAGCCATGGTTGCAAAATCCCTCAATAAAAAAGGCTACGCGTTTGACATTTCCAGCATGATAATTGAGCGTGCCAATGGTTTTTCAAAAATACTTGGCGGCAAGCCAGTAAAATTCGAGGAGGTTCTAAAAGGATTCGATAAATTCGACATCATATTTGTTGCAACCACTGCAGATTATTTTGTAATAAATCACGACAAAATAAGAATAGTCATGGAAAACAAAAAGAAGGGAACCATGATACTTGACATATCAGATCCCAGAACTGTAGACGAGACGGTATCTACGCTTCCGGGGATCAAATTGATGTTCAGGGATCAGATCACAGAGATGGATGAAAGAAATCTCAAGGCAAGAGACGACAAAATTATCGCAGTAGAAAAACTAATCAGCAAAGAAATCCCAATCATCGAGGCAACAATGAGACGACTTGATCCAGAACCTCAGGTCAACGACATATTTGCCAGCGTGGACTCGCTAAGGAAAAAAGAGCTAGAAAAGGCACTTCAAATGCTAGGCGAAACCGATGAGAAGAAAATCAAGATCATCGATGATCTGACAAAGGCAGTTGTGGAAAACATCATCTCCATACCGGCAAGCAGTTCAAAAAAAGCAGAAAAAGCATAG
- a CDS encoding DUF120 domain-containing protein, whose amino-acid sequence MSELKIQHLITLTELLSKGAKNNFISITTSSLGKNIKRSQQAASMHLLELEQSGFIERIMSGRKISVKLTPKGYDQIANLFNLLKTSLESVPSFIELRGTLVSGMGEGAYYVSLKGYTKQFKSKIGYIPFPGTMNVKLEKKEYVEALKQIAASDGVKIDGFSDGKRTYGWVKCFKCKLNDKIPCDLILLERTHHDYSIIELISETEIRKKANLENGSEVSIKIPL is encoded by the coding sequence ATGTCTGAGCTAAAAATTCAGCACCTCATAACACTAACTGAGCTTCTGTCAAAAGGAGCAAAAAATAATTTTATTTCAATCACTACGTCATCACTTGGCAAAAATATCAAGCGCTCCCAACAGGCAGCGTCAATGCATCTTTTGGAGCTAGAACAGAGCGGATTCATTGAGCGAATAATGAGCGGGAGAAAGATCTCAGTCAAGCTCACCCCAAAAGGTTATGATCAAATAGCGAACTTGTTTAACCTGCTAAAGACAAGTCTTGAATCGGTCCCATCGTTTATTGAATTGAGGGGCACGCTTGTTTCTGGGATGGGCGAGGGGGCGTACTATGTGTCACTTAAAGGATACACAAAGCAATTCAAATCAAAGATTGGCTACATTCCGTTTCCGGGAACAATGAATGTCAAATTAGAAAAAAAAGAATATGTCGAGGCGTTAAAGCAAATTGCCGCAAGCGATGGCGTAAAAATAGATGGGTTTTCAGACGGCAAGAGAACATATGGTTGGGTCAAGTGCTTCAAGTGCAAGCTAAACGACAAAATTCCATGTGATCTAATACTGCTTGAGAGGACGCATCATGACTATTCCATAATTGAACTGATATCTGAAACTGAAATACGTAAAAAGGCAAATCTGGAAAATGGTTCTGAAGTCTCTATAAAAATTCCGCTTTAG
- a CDS encoding sensor histidine kinase, with amino-acid sequence MKITTRVSIWMTLIISAIIVSGLVLAFTVSEQYKQTSLERAVNVNAEFILSQASAHLQAGDFEPSDFDKRAETFTTFFRGVDTSEILRIKVWSTDGTIVYSNDKSIIGQNFAENEEFRGSMNGEIESEIKDPVKAENIKETGYGQLMEIYVPIRSDDGNIIGVIETYTVLDFVNKSIQETTQMIFLVVLVSSLGIAASVVFVFTNLKRNVLFPIISIQDATKKIARGDFEINLQEKGDDEIKNLSMDINTMVKELSKQRDAIIRGERLAAIGELAARLAHDLRNPLNVIKHTVNLLTRKLESAMEESDKFHCNRLQRSIKRISHQIDEVLDFVKMSPIQISDSSVLHMIQNSIDRIKVPESVQINLPRNDTKIPCDQKKMEVLFSNLFSNSIDAIRGDGRIDLTIDETENYVIIDIRDSGPGIPEDKLGKIFEPLYTTKQNGTGLGLVSCREIVNQHHGEIRAFNNPTTFRITLPKTIKVTQSSPEPRSDIVECEQVSE; translated from the coding sequence ATGAAGATAACCACCAGAGTTTCAATTTGGATGACGCTGATAATATCGGCAATCATAGTAAGCGGCCTTGTTCTTGCGTTTACCGTATCAGAACAGTACAAGCAGACAAGTCTGGAAAGGGCAGTTAACGTAAACGCCGAGTTCATTTTATCTCAGGCAAGTGCACACCTTCAGGCAGGAGATTTTGAACCAAGTGATTTTGATAAGAGGGCAGAGACATTTACAACATTTTTCAGGGGAGTTGACACATCAGAAATACTGAGGATCAAGGTCTGGTCCACAGATGGAACCATAGTTTATTCTAACGACAAGTCAATCATAGGTCAAAATTTTGCAGAAAATGAGGAATTCCGGGGAAGCATGAACGGCGAGATTGAATCTGAAATCAAGGATCCAGTAAAGGCGGAAAACATCAAGGAAACAGGATATGGTCAGTTGATGGAAATCTATGTTCCAATAAGATCAGATGATGGAAACATCATCGGAGTAATAGAAACCTATACCGTACTTGACTTTGTAAACAAATCAATTCAAGAGACCACTCAGATGATCTTCCTTGTAGTCCTAGTCAGCAGCCTTGGAATTGCGGCTTCCGTAGTTTTCGTATTTACCAATTTGAAAAGAAATGTGCTTTTCCCCATAATATCAATCCAAGACGCCACAAAAAAGATAGCGCGGGGAGACTTTGAGATCAATTTGCAGGAAAAAGGTGACGATGAGATCAAAAACCTTTCCATGGACATCAACACAATGGTAAAGGAACTCTCAAAACAAAGAGATGCCATAATCCGAGGTGAAAGGCTTGCGGCAATCGGTGAGCTGGCGGCAAGGCTTGCACACGACTTGAGAAACCCGCTTAACGTCATAAAACACACAGTAAACCTGCTTACGCGCAAGCTAGAGTCCGCAATGGAGGAATCAGACAAGTTCCACTGCAACAGGCTTCAAAGATCGATAAAAAGAATATCTCATCAGATTGACGAGGTGCTGGATTTTGTGAAGATGAGCCCGATTCAAATCAGCGACAGCTCTGTTTTACACATGATTCAAAACTCCATAGACAGAATAAAGGTTCCAGAATCAGTCCAAATCAATCTTCCAAGAAACGACACAAAGATTCCATGCGACCAAAAAAAGATGGAAGTGTTATTTTCCAACCTGTTCTCAAATTCAATAGACGCCATTCGTGGTGACGGAAGGATCGACCTTACAATAGATGAAACTGAAAATTATGTGATAATCGATATAAGGGATTCGGGTCCTGGAATCCCAGAAGACAAACTTGGAAAAATATTTGAGCCGTTATACACTACAAAGCAAAATGGTACAGGTCTTGGCCTTGTAAGCTGCCGAGAGATTGTAAACCAGCACCATGGGGAGATAAGAGCATTTAACAATCCCACCACATTCCGCATAACCTTACCAAAAACAATCAAGGTAACGCAATCGAGTCCAGAACCAAGATCAGACATTGTCGAGTGCGAACAAGTATCTGAATAG
- the dnaG gene encoding DNA primase DnaG produces MPPSGIVKYHVKLSFDVDGLVERADIIGAIFGQTEGLLGPEMNLNELQRVSKVGRIEVTANATTNTTSGEALIPMSTDIDTASLISAAIESIDKVGPFDCKFKLNAIDDVRATKKDDIIKRAKEIKQKWATKTISEGETMLKDIHEGTSTASKLTTFGKGKLPCGVGIFDSPWIILVEGRADVINLLRAGIDNALSIDGARIDESIKELCDTKDKVVAFLDGDRAGGFILKELKSLVDIDVVHRAPEGVEVEECTPQQIADILKDTIEEMNNPKPKPVLSDQNDKPMAELAEKTFANINETLEAIGLDANKNEVFKVPISELVSKLSTQSGIKYLILDGIVTQRLVDGAKQAGIECVIGHRIANLTKRDGITLKTFTDLGVA; encoded by the coding sequence TTGCCACCATCAGGAATTGTCAAGTATCACGTTAAGCTATCCTTTGATGTTGATGGACTCGTTGAACGCGCAGACATAATCGGTGCAATTTTCGGGCAGACAGAAGGACTGCTTGGCCCGGAGATGAACCTGAATGAGCTGCAACGAGTATCCAAAGTAGGAAGAATAGAAGTTACTGCTAATGCTACAACAAATACCACCTCTGGAGAGGCACTCATACCTATGAGCACTGACATCGATACTGCCTCGCTCATATCTGCAGCCATTGAAAGCATTGACAAGGTTGGCCCATTTGACTGTAAATTCAAACTTAATGCGATTGACGACGTACGTGCGACAAAAAAAGACGATATCATAAAGAGAGCCAAAGAAATCAAGCAAAAATGGGCTACTAAAACAATCAGTGAAGGGGAAACAATGCTAAAGGACATTCATGAAGGAACATCTACTGCGAGCAAACTTACAACCTTTGGGAAGGGAAAGCTCCCGTGCGGCGTTGGGATATTTGACTCACCTTGGATAATTCTAGTTGAGGGCCGTGCAGATGTGATTAACCTCCTGCGAGCAGGAATTGACAACGCATTATCTATTGATGGTGCAAGAATTGACGAATCGATCAAGGAGTTGTGCGATACAAAAGACAAGGTGGTTGCATTCTTGGATGGTGACAGGGCAGGTGGATTCATACTGAAAGAACTCAAAAGCTTAGTTGACATCGATGTTGTTCATCGTGCACCGGAGGGAGTAGAAGTAGAAGAGTGTACACCACAACAAATTGCGGACATATTAAAAGACACCATAGAGGAAATGAACAATCCAAAACCAAAGCCTGTACTTTCGGATCAAAATGACAAACCAATGGCCGAACTTGCAGAAAAAACGTTTGCAAACATAAACGAGACACTTGAGGCAATAGGCCTTGATGCGAACAAAAACGAGGTCTTCAAAGTACCAATAAGCGAACTTGTATCAAAACTCTCAACCCAGTCGGGAATCAAATACCTGATACTTGATGGAATAGTGACACAGAGACTAGTGGACGGAGCAAAGCAGGCAGGAATTGAGTGTGTGATAGGACACCGAATAGCAAACCTGACAAAACGCGACGGTATTACGCTCAAAACGTTTACTGATCTCGGTGTAGCATAA
- the erpA gene encoding iron-sulfur cluster insertion protein ErpA — protein sequence MATEQTQKLVTVTPKAAEKILEFMKEEAEKPQFLRVYVQGGGCSGLSYGMGFEAKPEEDDTIIEESGVKLLVDSYSQEHLQGANIDYIESLMGSGFKINNPNVTKSCSCGHSFNTE from the coding sequence ATGGCAACTGAACAAACACAAAAACTTGTAACTGTCACGCCAAAAGCCGCAGAAAAAATCTTGGAATTCATGAAAGAAGAGGCAGAAAAGCCACAATTCCTAAGAGTCTATGTTCAAGGCGGAGGATGCTCAGGACTCTCATATGGCATGGGATTTGAAGCCAAGCCAGAAGAGGACGACACCATAATTGAGGAGTCTGGTGTAAAACTTCTAGTAGACAGCTACAGTCAAGAACATCTACAAGGAGCAAACATTGACTATATTGAAAGCCTGATGGGATCTGGATTTAAAATAAACAATCCAAATGTCACAAAATCATGCTCATGTGGTCACTCTTTTAATACAGAATAA
- a CDS encoding flagellin, translating to MAFVRRGCSISHRGILGVESAIFLIAVMIISAALAVVVVNMGLSTTQNTKTVSQSGLNSAGSGLQLSGIVTGTGCTSSSKGCSTPYLNATVIPFKIVPGGNSMNLQLSSASVKYSSNSKLFDNIYKGQLPASTTYVDATAAFTAAGAAGITGFTNGVTNPVTKSLPSQTVAIVYWTVSKNTDAVLDTDERVELAIAYGTDDRPTTQDKIRVEIVTPTGATLAVERYVPDIVNTVVNLN from the coding sequence ATGGCTTTTGTTAGAAGAGGATGTAGTATATCCCATCGGGGAATATTGGGTGTAGAGTCTGCAATATTTCTAATAGCGGTCATGATAATATCGGCAGCTTTGGCAGTTGTCGTTGTCAACATGGGTTTGTCTACAACACAAAATACGAAGACTGTATCACAATCAGGGTTGAATAGTGCGGGCAGTGGATTGCAACTCTCAGGTATCGTAACTGGAACTGGCTGCACGTCTAGCTCAAAAGGATGTTCAACACCATACTTGAATGCAACTGTTATTCCGTTTAAGATAGTGCCTGGTGGCAATTCTATGAATCTGCAACTTTCATCTGCTTCTGTAAAGTACAGTAGTAATTCCAAGTTGTTTGATAATATCTACAAAGGACAGTTACCTGCTAGCACTACATATGTTGATGCAACGGCGGCGTTCACCGCAGCTGGAGCCGCAGGAATCACTGGATTTACTAACGGCGTTACAAATCCTGTGACCAAGTCATTACCGTCTCAAACAGTTGCAATTGTTTATTGGACTGTTAGTAAAAACACTGATGCCGTATTGGATACAGACGAACGTGTAGAGCTTGCAATTGCATATGGCACTGATGATAGGCCTACAACACAGGACAAAATCCGAGTAGAAATTGTTACTCCGACAGGTGCAACACTTGCTGTAGAAAGATATGTTCCGGACATAGTCAACACTGTGGTAAACCTGAATTAA
- a CDS encoding enoyl-CoA hydratase/isomerase family protein produces the protein MALVTTSKSNGICTVKINRPDKLNAMNMDVAKELVQVFTQLDTDSEVKVIILTGEGEKAFSAGADIEYMSKITADESVEYAKLGQLVTATVENVSKPTIAAVNGFALGGGCELAMSCDIRIAADTAKLGQPEVTIGIPPGWGGTQRLMRIVGIAKAKELVYTGKMIKADEAKEIGLVNHVVPLASLMEETTKMAQQIAANSVSGVRMSKIAINKGRNADLDTGLGIELLAWRNCFTDPDRAERMTAFVNKSKK, from the coding sequence ATGGCTTTAGTTACGACATCAAAATCTAACGGAATCTGTACTGTAAAGATCAACAGACCGGACAAGCTAAACGCAATGAACATGGATGTTGCAAAAGAACTAGTCCAAGTCTTTACGCAATTAGACACCGACTCAGAAGTCAAAGTGATAATCCTGACAGGCGAAGGAGAAAAAGCATTCTCCGCAGGTGCAGACATTGAATACATGTCAAAGATTACTGCAGACGAGTCAGTCGAATATGCGAAGCTCGGGCAGCTGGTAACTGCAACAGTTGAAAACGTGAGCAAGCCTACAATTGCAGCCGTAAATGGATTTGCACTTGGAGGCGGATGCGAGCTTGCGATGTCCTGTGATATACGGATTGCAGCAGACACTGCAAAGCTTGGGCAGCCCGAAGTTACTATTGGCATTCCGCCTGGATGGGGGGGAACCCAACGACTGATGAGGATCGTCGGGATTGCAAAAGCAAAGGAGCTTGTGTATACTGGGAAAATGATCAAAGCGGACGAGGCAAAAGAAATCGGACTTGTAAATCATGTAGTTCCACTTGCATCTCTGATGGAAGAAACAACAAAGATGGCACAGCAAATTGCGGCAAACTCTGTTTCCGGCGTCAGAATGTCAAAAATAGCAATCAACAAAGGACGGAACGCAGACTTGGATACTGGTCTTGGCATCGAGCTTTTGGCTTGGAGAAACTGCTTTACAGATCCTGACAGAGCAGAGCGAATGACTGCTTTTGTAAACAAGTCAAAAAAATAA
- a CDS encoding response regulator, with translation MTKENPTVIVVDDDSDTIEIFEEYLKLEKIPMLAKGFDGSQAVELYSKFRPDVVLLDIMMPDFDGFYAIEKIRAMDPDSKFVILTADITKETKARLEKLNSAAVLYKPYEIDEIVQVIKKLSSGEILILSEQQV, from the coding sequence ATGACAAAGGAGAACCCCACAGTAATAGTAGTTGATGATGATTCGGATACTATAGAGATTTTTGAGGAGTACCTGAAGCTGGAAAAAATACCCATGTTGGCAAAAGGATTTGATGGCAGTCAGGCAGTAGAACTGTATTCAAAGTTCCGACCAGACGTGGTTCTCTTGGACATAATGATGCCAGACTTTGACGGGTTTTACGCAATTGAAAAGATCAGAGCAATGGATCCCGACTCCAAGTTTGTCATTCTTACTGCAGACATAACCAAGGAAACAAAGGCAAGACTGGAGAAGCTAAACTCTGCTGCAGTGCTGTACAAGCCATACGAGATAGACGAGATAGTCCAAGTCATTAAAAAGCTAAGCAGCGGAGAGATTCTAATTCTGTCTGAACAGCAAGTATAG
- a CDS encoding radical SAM protein: protein MGRGPLQIIQETPQYYQLLKKYLGYKIFNKRSPIFGSVDIINVCNLHCTHCYWWLNRKEDTELTVKDWKKIIDEKFKKQHIFVITLVGGEPMMRPDIVELFVKEFPKRVCVVTNGTYPIPHYPETYFYWVSVDGNQPVHNKIRGEDAWNRTRKNVLDYVEKNGEKAWKDIWISMTVNSQNYHTIRDVIEDWHDYSNKIGFQFHTPFMKGDPLWLPFGDVRNKVIDEILYLQKEYKDYIVNPPKNLELMRKSWGGRGTTPIDCPTWGILSLDHRGREKHPCCIGSAEKESLKPICEDCGLGCYSILLNSGLRG, encoded by the coding sequence ATGGGAAGAGGTCCTTTGCAGATCATACAAGAGACACCACAATATTACCAATTATTGAAAAAATATCTCGGCTACAAGATCTTCAATAAGCGCAGTCCTATTTTTGGTTCAGTTGACATCATCAATGTTTGTAATTTGCACTGTACACATTGTTATTGGTGGCTAAACAGAAAGGAGGATACGGAACTCACCGTCAAAGACTGGAAAAAGATAATTGATGAAAAGTTCAAAAAACAGCACATATTCGTGATCACTTTGGTTGGCGGTGAGCCAATGATGAGGCCAGACATAGTTGAATTGTTTGTAAAAGAATTCCCAAAGAGAGTGTGCGTTGTTACAAACGGCACATATCCAATTCCACATTATCCGGAGACGTATTTTTACTGGGTATCAGTTGATGGGAATCAGCCAGTCCACAATAAGATTCGCGGTGAAGACGCGTGGAACAGAACTAGAAAGAATGTGCTTGATTACGTGGAAAAAAACGGGGAAAAAGCATGGAAAGACATTTGGATTTCAATGACTGTAAATTCGCAAAACTACCACACCATACGAGATGTGATTGAGGATTGGCACGATTATTCTAACAAGATTGGATTCCAGTTCCACACTCCATTTATGAAAGGAGATCCGCTCTGGCTTCCATTTGGCGATGTCCGAAACAAGGTAATAGATGAGATTCTATATCTGCAAAAAGAATACAAAGACTATATTGTAAACCCGCCAAAAAACTTGGAACTGATGAGGAAGAGTTGGGGAGGAAGAGGCACTACTCCGATTGATTGCCCCACGTGGGGGATTCTTTCTTTAGATCATCGCGGGCGAGAAAAGCATCCGTGTTGTATTGGCAGTGCTGAAAAAGAATCACTCAAGCCAATATGCGAAGACTGCGGCCTTGGGTGCTATTCCATTCTTTTGAATTCAGGACTGCGCGGATAA
- a CDS encoding tetratricopeptide repeat protein — MTISNPRIEVQKYHGDAENILKGTDKRLLEEHVYLKLQISLIFILAFSILIMNEESQNAYALTPVADLTGTWSGFAVVQNVEGTCEFTGKVIANIKQSGDQITGEYTYVGTSAKPSSPDYSCSDFDYSEKFYGTLDGSRISLRSESGTFSGSYASSGIGLSIQSSELVGTVKLSPTNFTPTPFESKNNPSPQEDQDVNEMIQVGVSYLNEKRFDKALEYFNKIIGKEPNNIMGWMGKGVSYVGLKNYDQAITQFKKSLEISPNNKDVLQWLGRVYYLQNDCQTAASYYSNALKIDPQNTVMLAEKKIVNSCLKKQTEAKNKAKSLESKLNPKPETKNSPVLVDPSGKPIKTESNKEKPETKNSPVLVDPSGKPIKTESNKEKPETKNSPVLVDPSGKPIKTESNKEKPETKNSPVLVDPSGKPIKTESNKEKPETKTKPKTESTPKESPPKTSVTLEIRNKFRDSVVEAVGSDPQIRKYVDGITIISRDSNNFDTEKTFNDLDVTAAINTKDEREQLEKNSILNQEKLAEIADAKKAIQKMWTEVDKRFKSKTDMSLADAQIFVYDEYGGRPFNAQDRPEGYSRAEAVKVMLASEQFSVIPLYFDEKAGKAYAGKLLTSMPIGSVIEINDVREYAKEFLDKINNDKKQKKPVNPKYITKVADVLDKLVKNQKISDKKLKQYLTNADRLLIKSAREGEKIDELQAKAFLKKISSLNL, encoded by the coding sequence TTGACTATATCAAATCCAAGAATTGAAGTACAAAAATATCATGGTGATGCCGAAAATATTCTCAAAGGAACAGACAAGCGTTTACTGGAGGAACATGTGTACTTGAAATTACAAATTTCTCTGATATTCATTTTAGCATTTTCAATACTGATTATGAATGAAGAGTCTCAGAATGCATATGCACTAACTCCGGTAGCTGATCTAACCGGTACTTGGTCGGGATTTGCGGTGGTACAAAATGTCGAAGGAACCTGTGAGTTTACAGGGAAGGTAATTGCCAACATTAAACAAAGTGGAGATCAGATAACCGGCGAGTATACATATGTTGGAACCAGCGCCAAACCGTCAAGTCCGGATTATTCTTGTTCTGACTTTGATTATTCCGAGAAATTTTATGGCACACTAGATGGCTCAAGGATCTCACTTCGCTCAGAAAGTGGAACTTTTTCTGGCTCGTATGCTAGTTCGGGAATCGGCCTTAGCATACAATCATCTGAACTGGTAGGAACAGTCAAGCTTTCCCCAACAAATTTCACCCCTACACCATTTGAATCAAAGAACAATCCTTCGCCACAAGAGGATCAAGATGTAAACGAGATGATTCAAGTCGGCGTATCATATCTAAATGAAAAACGATTTGACAAGGCTCTTGAATATTTTAACAAAATCATAGGAAAAGAGCCAAACAACATCATGGGGTGGATGGGAAAAGGTGTCTCATATGTGGGACTAAAAAATTATGATCAGGCAATAACTCAATTCAAAAAATCACTAGAAATTAGTCCAAATAACAAAGATGTCTTGCAATGGCTTGGAAGGGTATACTATCTACAAAATGATTGTCAGACTGCAGCCAGCTATTATTCTAACGCACTAAAAATTGATCCACAAAACACCGTGATGTTAGCTGAGAAAAAAATCGTCAACTCTTGTCTTAAAAAACAAACAGAAGCAAAAAACAAAGCCAAATCTCTAGAATCAAAGTTAAACCCAAAACCAGAAACGAAGAATTCCCCAGTTCTTGTAGATCCTAGCGGTAAACCAATCAAAACAGAGTCAAATAAAGAAAAACCGGAAACGAAGAATTCCCCAGTTCTTGTAGATCCTAGCGGTAAACCAATCAAAACAGAGTCAAATAAAGAAAAACCAGAAACAAAGAATTCCCCAGTTCTTGTAGATCCTAGCGGTAAACCAATCAAAACAGAGTCAAATAAAGAAAAACCAGAAACGAAGAATTCCCCAGTTCTTGTAGATCCTAGCGGTAAACCAATCAAAACAGAGTCAAATAAAGAAAAACCAGAAACAAAAACCAAGCCAAAAACCGAATCAACTCCAAAAGAATCGCCTCCAAAAACATCAGTTACTCTGGAAATACGGAACAAATTTCGCGATTCTGTTGTTGAAGCAGTTGGTAGCGACCCACAAATACGAAAATACGTAGATGGAATTACCATCATTTCACGCGACTCGAATAATTTTGATACTGAAAAAACATTCAATGATCTTGATGTTACTGCGGCAATAAATACAAAAGATGAGAGAGAACAACTAGAAAAAAACTCTATACTGAATCAAGAAAAACTGGCGGAAATTGCTGATGCAAAAAAAGCAATACAAAAAATGTGGACTGAAGTAGACAAGCGATTCAAGTCTAAAACCGATATGAGCCTTGCTGATGCTCAAATTTTTGTATATGATGAATATGGCGGACGTCCTTTTAATGCACAAGACAGGCCAGAGGGTTACTCAAGAGCTGAAGCGGTAAAAGTAATGCTGGCCTCAGAACAGTTTAGTGTGATTCCATTATATTTTGATGAAAAAGCCGGAAAAGCTTATGCCGGCAAACTTCTCACTTCTATGCCGATCGGTTCTGTAATTGAGATAAATGATGTAAGGGAATATGCGAAAGAATTTCTTGATAAAATAAACAATGATAAAAAACAGAAAAAACCCGTAAATCCAAAATATATTACAAAAGTTGCGGACGTTCTCGATAAATTAGTAAAAAATCAAAAAATTTCTGACAAGAAATTAAAACAGTACTTGACTAATGCTGATAGATTGCTTATAAAATCTGCACGGGAGGGAGAGAAAATAGACGAATTACAGGCGAAAGCCTTTCTCAAGAAGATATCTTCTCTGAACTTATGA